The Rhodanobacter sp. LX-99 genome segment GAGCCTGCTGCCCGTTGCCGCTGTCGACGGACGGCTGTAGGGCCAACCCGCTGCATCTTGCACGGTCGGCGTGAATGGGGAGGCGTGCTTGCGGTCATCCACTCGCATCATGCTTCCCGCGCCAGCCTTACCTCGCCGGCTTCCACCTGCACCGCCACCGCGCGCAGGTGTTCGCCGCGGCACGGGCCGGCGATGCACAGGCCGTCGCCCCGGTTGAAGGTGGCGCCGTGCACGGCGCAGATCAGGGTGTCGTTCTTCAGCAGGAACTTGCCGGGGGCGTAGTCGAGACGGCGGCCGGCGTGCGGGCAGACGTTGAGGTAGCCGCGCACCTGGTCGCCGCGGCGCAGCAGGATCAGGCTTTCGTCGCCGTCGGCCAGGCTGGCGTCGACGGCGGTGGCGCCGCCGTCGGGGATCTCGTCGAGCCGGCACAGCGACTGCCGGTCCAGCGATTCGACGGGGGTAAATGTATCCATCGGCACTTGCCTCGCGGGGCGGATAGCCCCATGGTTGCACGCGTAAGTCGTTGATTTTACCACACGGATTTTTAACACATGTATTTCGCCATGCCTTCCCTGCGTCGTCCCCGCCACCCGCTTGCCCGTGCCCTGTCGTTGCTGCTGGGCGTGGCGGTGCTTGGCGTGCTGCTGGTGTTCGGGCTGGTGGTGGCCGGCGTGCTGCTGGTCGGCGGCGTCGTGCTGCTGGCCGTGCGCCAGTGGAAGCAGGGCCGCGCGCCGGCGAAGCCGGTGGCGTCCAACGCGCAGCCGGCCGTGCTGGAAGGCGAGTTCGTGGTGATCCGCCAGGGGCGCCCCGTCGCGCACTGATCGCGTTTTTCGGCAACCCGCTGCGGACAACCGGCACGGACGCGCGGATAATGCGCCGTCCCCATACGATCCACCCCCATGTCCGATATCCCTGCCTCCGTCGCGGCCGAAACGCCGCGCAGCCTGACTGATCCCCGCTTCCTGATCCCGCTGGCGCTGCTCGCGCTGTACGTGATCTGGGGTTCGACCTACCTGGGTATCCGTTTCGCGCTGGAAAGCTACCCGCCGTTCCTGCTCGCCGGCGTGCGTTTCCTGTGCGCCGGCGTGGTGCTGTACGGCTTCCTGCGCCTGCGCGGGATTGCCCCGCCGACGCGACTGCAGTGGCGCAACGCCGCGATCACCAGCGTGTTCTTGCTTGGCCTCGGCAACGGCCTGGTGTGTTTTGCCGAACAGCAGGTGAGTTCGGGCATCGCCGCGGTGGCGGTAGCCAGCATGCCGCTGTTCGCCGCGCTGTTCACCGGCATGTACGGCGAATGGCCGAACCGGCACGAAAGCTTCGGCCTGGTGGTCGGCTTTGCCGGCGTGATCGTGCTGAACCTGGGCAGCAGCCTGTCCGGCTCACGGCTGGGTGCGCTGGCGCTGCTGGCCGCGGCCGCCGCATGGGCCTTCGGATCGGCGTGGAGCCGACGCCGCGAAATGCCGCCCGGCCCGATGAACACCGCCGCGCAAATGATCTGCGGGAGCATCGCGCTGCTCGGCTTCGCCCTGCTCAGCGGCGAGCGGCTGCCGACGCATCCCAGCCTGCGTTCCACTTTGGCGATCGCCTATCTGGCGGTGTTCGGCTCGATCATCGCGTTCAGCGCCTATCTGTATGTGCTCAAGCGCGCGCGCCCGGCACTGGCCACCAGCTACGCCTACGTGAACCCGCCGGTGGCGGTGCTGTTCGGCGTGCTGTTGGCCGGCGAGCACGTGGGGCCCTACGACCTCGCCGGCATGGCGATCATCCTGTTCGGCGTGGCGGTGATCACGCTGGCGAAGCGGCGGCGGTAGCTTTGCTCCCTCCCCTGCTGGCAGGGGAGGGTTGGGGCGGGGTTGTTCTTCGCCGCAAGGTCAAAAGCTTCACGTTTGGCGGCGCAGATTGGCTTCATTGAAGCTAGACCATGGTCGGCTTGCCCGTGGCGCCGCCGCGGCGCGACGATGTCGCGATCACCGGCGGAGAACAGCATGAACGCGAGACAGGACGGCTGGATGGCGCGCGCGGCGTTGCGCAGCGCGGCGTGGGCGGAGCGCTGGTTTCCGGATGCGTGGGTGTTCGCCGCGTTGGGCGTGGTGGTGGTGGCGCTGGCGGCATTCGCCTTCGGCGCCACGCCGACGGCGACGGTCAACGCGTTCGGCGAGGGCTTCTGGAGCCTGATCCCGTTCACCATGCAGATGGCGTTCGTGGTGATCGGCGGCTACGTGCTGGCCACCGCGCCGGTGGTGGCGCGCTTCATCGACGTGCTGGCGCGGGCGCCGCGGACGGGGCGCGGGGCGATCGTGTACATCGCGCTGGTCAGCATGCTGGCGTCGCTGCTGAGCTGGGGTTTCTCGCTGGTGTTCGGCGGGCTGCTGGTGCGTGCGCTGGCGCGGCGCGATGACCTGCGCATGGATTACCGCGCGGCCGGCGCGGCGGCATATCTCGGCCTGGGCGCGATCTGGGCGATGGGACTGTCGTCATCGGCGGCGCAGCTGCAGGCGAACCCGGCGAGCATGCCGCCGGGCCTGCTGGCGATCACCGGCGTGCTGCCTTTCAGCCAGACCATCTTCCTGTGGCAGTCGATCGTGCTGACCACGGTGCTGATCGCGGTGTCGCTGCTGGTGTGCTGGTACACCGCCCCGTCGGATGCCAACGCGCGCACCTCGCAGGATTTCGACGTAGCGGAAGATTCGACGCCGGCACTGCCGGTGCGCACGCGCCCCGGCGAGTGGCTGGAGTACAGCCCGCTGCTGTCGCTGGCGATCGGCCTGCTGGGGCTGGGCTGGCTCGGCCACGAGTTCGCCAGCAAGCCGGCGGTGACCGCGATCGCCAACCTCAACACCTACAACTTCCTGTTCCTCACCCTGGGCATCCTGCTGCACTGGCGCCCGCGCAGCTTTCTCGATGCTGTGAGCCGCGCGGTGCCGAGCACGTCGGGCGTGCTGATCCAGTTCCCGCTGTACGGCGGTATCGCCGCGCTGCTCACCCACGTGCCGGGCAGCGACGGCGCCACCCTGGCGCACCGGCTGTCGCACTTGTTCGTGCAGGTGGCCGGCCAGGAGAGTTTCCCCGCGGTGATGGGCGCGTATTCGGCGGTGCTGGGCTTCTTCGTGCCGTCCGGCGGCGGCAAGTGGCTGGTCGAGGCGCCGTACGTGATGCAGGCGGCGAACGACCTGCACGTGCACCTGGGCTGGGCGGTGCAGGTGTACAACGCCGCCGAGGCGCTGCCGAACCTGATCAACCCGTTCTGGATGCTGCCGCTGCTCGGCGTGCTGGGACTGAAGGCGCGCGACGTGGTCGGCTACACCTTCGTGCAGTTGGTGGTGCACGTGCCGCTGGTGCTGGGCATGCTGTGGCTGCTCGGCATGACGCTGACTTACCTGCCGCCGGTGATGCCGTGAACGGGAAACTCCATGGTGCAATCCTCTCCCCAACCCCTCTCCCGGAGGGAGAGGGGCTTGAAGCTCACAGTTCGCGCAGCGCCGTGGTCACCGGCAGCCGCGCCGCGCGCACGGCGGGGAACAGGCCGCCGATGAAGCCGATCGCCAGCGCCCACTTCAGGCCGGTCCACAGCAGCGCGGGAGTCACAGCCAGCTTGAAGCTGAGCGTGCCGACCGTGCCCTGGGCCAGGGTCGAGGCGCTGTAGCCGTTGAACACCAGCCAGGCCAGCAGGCCGCCGACGATGCCGCCGAGCAGCGCCAGCAGCATCGTCTCCAGCATCACCGCCACCACCACCGGCAGACCGCGGAAGCCGATCGCGCGCAGCGTGGCGATCTCGCGGGCGCGCGTGGCCACGGTGGCGAACATGGTGTTGAGCGCGCCGAACACCGCGCCGATGGCCATGATCACGCCGACCACGATGCCGATGATGCTGATCGCCTTGGTGACGCCCTCGGACTGCTTGCGGAAGTAGTCCAGCGTGGTGCTGGCATCCACCTGCAGGCGCGGGTCGGCGGCGAGCGCCGCCTTGAACGTGCCGAAGGCCGCGGGGCCGGTCAGGCGCACGAACACCGAGGTGCGGCTGCTGCCGCGCCGGTAGGTGTCGGCGACCACGTTGGCATCGCCCCACAGTTCCGAGTCCATCGCGTTGTTCGACTCGAACACGCCGACCACGGTCCAGATCTGGCTGCCCAGTTTGATCTCATGGCCCGGCGTCAGTCCGGCGAACTGGCGCTGCGCGCCCTTGCCCGCCACCAGCTCGCGCAGGCCGGGCTTGAACTGGCGCCCGGCGACGATCTTCACCTCCGGGCGCAGCGCCCAGGCCTGCTCGCCGACGCCGCGCATCTGCACGCTGCCCTCGTCGCCGCTGCCGTCGCTGAGCGGCAGGTTCGCCGCCACCACCAGCTCCGGCGAGGCGACCGGCTTGCCGGCGGCGTCGCGGGCGATGCCCGGCGCCTGCGCGATCACCGTGGTGCTCGCGTTGTCGAGCACCGAGGACACCTCCGACGCCGATCCCCCGCGCAGCACGATGGCGGTGTCGGCACTGCCGCTGCGCCCCAGCGTCTGCTGGTAGCCCACGCCCATCGCCAGCATCGACACCAGCACCGCGACCACGCCGGCGATGCCGATGACCACCACCGACGAAGCGCCGAGGCGCTGCGGCAGGGTGCTCACGCCGACGCGGGTGACCGAGCCCGCCTGCCGGCCGGTGCGCGCCAGCAGCATCCACAGCGCGAACAGCACGGCGAGCGCCAGCAGCAGCGGCCACGGCAACACGGTCCAGGCAACGATACCGGCGACGACGATCAGGCACAGGCCGAGGCCGCGCAGAAACGATTTCAACTTGTTCATGGCGGATACTCCTTCAGCGGCCGGCCAGCGCATCGACGATGTTCAGGCGCATCGCCCGCAACGCGGGCAGCACTCCCACCAGCAGGCCGATGGCGACCATCAGGCCCACGCCCAGCAGCCAGCTGCCCGCGTGCACCGGCGGCATGTTGATCACGCCGCCGCTGCCGGCGCTGACGATCGGCCCCAGCACCGCCGCCAGCCCCAGTCCCAGCACGCCGCCGAGCAGCACCAGCAGCACCGATTCGGCCAGCACGATCATCAGCACGCTGGTGCTGGAAAAGCCGATGGTCTTCATCACCGCCAGCTCCGAGGTGCGTTCGCGCACCGCCTGCGCCATGGTGTTGCCGGTCAGAAACAGCAGGGTGAAAAACACCGCGCCCATGATCGAGAACACGATCAGGCCGACGTTCGCCATCTGCTTGATCCACGACGCCATCGCGGCCTGCTCGGTCTGCGTCCGGGTCTCGTGGTCGGAGTTGGCCGACAGCGCGTCGATGGCCTGCACCACCCGGTCGGCCTGGGCGGGGTCGGCGACGCGGCTGACGTACCAGCCCACCTCCCCCTGGTTGTAGGGGTTGGACTCGTCGAAGTACTTCCAGTGCATCAGGATGCCGCCCTGCAGGAACTCGCCGTGGCTCGGGTCCTTGGCGTGCATGATGCCGGCGATGTCGAAGGTCCAGGTCTTGCTGCCGTCGCGGTTGGGGAAGATGTTCGACATCAGCGGGATCTTGTCGCCGACCTTCCAGTGGTACTTCTTCGCCAGCACGTCGCCGACCAGCACGCCGGTGCGGGTGGCGTCGAACGTCTTGCGCTCGGCCGGCGTGATGGCGATCTCGGGGTACATGTCGATGTAGTTCGGGCTGACCGCGAAGGTGAAGATCTGGTTGTGCGCGTCCTGGTAGGCGCCGCCGAACCAGTTGGCGTAGGCCACGTCCTTCACGCCGGGTACGCCCGCGATCTTCGCCTGCAGCGCCGACGGCAACGGCTGGATGAACGACAGCTTCGAGCCGGTCTGCAGGCGCTCGGCGCCGGCCGCGCTCTTGCCGGCATCGGCGAAGCTGGTGCGCACGCCATCGAGCATGCCGAACAGCAGGAACGCGGCGACGATCGACACCAGGGTGAGGATGGTGCGGGCCTTGCGCCGGAACAGCGCGGCCCAGATCAGGTGGAGGTATTTCATCGTTGCCTCCTCAGGCCAGCGCCTGCTCGACGAGCGTGCCCTTGTCCAGATGCAGCGTATGACTGGCGTATTCGGCCGCCTTCGGGTCATGCGTGACCATCACGATGGTCTTGCCGTGCTCGCGGTTGAGCTGCTGCAGCAGGCCGAGCACGTCCTCGGCGGACTGCCGGTCGAGATCGCCGGTGGGCTCGTCGCAGACCAGCAGTTCGGGGTCGGAGACGATCGCGCGGGCGATCGCCACGCGCTGCTGCTGGCCGCCGGAAAGCTCGCCCGGCTTGTGGCTGGCGCGGTCGGCCAGGCCGACCAGCTGCAGCGCGATGGCGGCGTTCTTCTTGCGCTGCGCGGCCGACAACTTGGTCAGCAGCAGCGGCAGTTCCACGTTGCGCTGCGCCGACAGCATCGGCATCAGGTTGTAGAACTGGAACACGAAGCCCACGTTCGACGCGCGCCACTTCGCCAGCGCGCCGCCGCCGAGCTGGTCGATGCGCTGGCCGCCGACGCTGATGCTGCCGGCGCTCGGCGCGTCCAGCCCGCCGATCAGGTTGAGCAGGGTGGTCTTGCCGGAGCCGGACGGCCCCATCAGCGCGAGGAAATCGCCTTCCGCGATGTCCAGGTTGACGTGGTGCAGCACTTCGACTTTCTGCTTGCCGCGCTCGTAGGTCTTGGCAAGGTCCTTGATCTCGATCAGCGTGCCCATGGCAGTTCTCCGATGAATGAGTGGATGCGCCTACGGCGCCTTGATCCGGACGTCCGAACCGTCGCGCAGTTCGGCCGGCGGCGACACCACCACGCTGTCACCCGGCTTCACCGCCGCGGGCAGCAGGCGCAAATCGCCATAGGTCCGCGCGGCGGGATTCACCGTGCGCTGGCGCACCCGGCTGCCGTCGAGCACGAACACCACGCTGTGGCCGTCGCGCTGCACGATCGCGGTGGCCGGCACCAGCACGCCTTGCGGTACGCCGGCGCTGGCCTTCGGTTTCTCTTCCAGGAACGACACCCGCGCGCCCATGTCGGGCACCACGCGCGCGTCCTTCTTTTCCAGCGCCACGCGCACCTTGATGGTGGCCTTGCCGCGGTCGGCGGTGGGCACGATGGCGACCACGCGGGCGGGAATCTTCCAGTCCGGATACGCATCCAGCACCGCATCGGCCGGCATGCCCGGCTTGATCCGGCCGATGTAGGCCTCGTTGACGTCGACGTCGATCTCCAGCGAATCCATGTCGACGATGGTGCCCACGCCGGTGCGGGTGAAGCCGCCGCCGGCGGACAGCGGCGAGAGGATCTCGCCGACCTGCGCATCCTTGCTGGTGACCACGCCGCTGAACGGCGCGCGCACCACGCAATAGTCGAAGTTGACCTGCGCCACCGCGGCCTGGGCGTCGGCGGCCTTGGCTTGCTGCTGCTGCGCGTTGAGCTGCGCGCGCAGGCTGTCGACCTGGGTACGCGCCTGCTCGGCGCTCTGCTTCGACACCAGCCCGCGGGCGGCCAGCGATTCCAGCCGCGCGGCGTCGTGGCTGCCCTGCGCCAGCTGCGTCCGGATCTGCGCCACCTGCGCATGCGCCGAGTCGGCCTGCGCCTTGGCCGCTTCGAGCTGGGCCTTGTAGCCGCTGTCGTCCAGCCGCGCCAGCACCTGGCCGGCGCTGACGTGGTCGCCTTCCTCGATCAGCACCGCGGTCAGCGTGCCGGTGATCTGCGCCGACACCGTGGCCCGACGCCGCGCGGTGATGTAGCCGGTCGCCTGCAGCACCGCGCCCGCCTCGCTGCCGGCGCTGGGCGCCACCGCCGTGGCAGTCTGCACGGTTACCGCCTGCTGGCCGAAAAACAGCCGCGCGGCGCCGCCGAACAGCAACAGCAGCACGACGATCGCGCCGCCGATCCACAGCCAGCGCCCCGGGTTGCGCCCGTGGTCCTCGCGCTGGTGGCGTTCGATGCGCAGCTCCTTCAACAGTTCGGCGTTGTCCACGTCCACTCCTGCTCAAACGGCCATGTTCCAGGTGACGGGGTGCATCATGGACGCCCGGCCGGCGCGCTGCCAGAGCATGGCATCAACCATCGACGGTGACAGCTGTCATTCGCACCCCGCCGCCATCCCGTAAATGACGAACGGGAGCGCGCGGGATCGACACGCCGCGGCAGCGCCTCGTTCCAGGCTTTGCTACGCTTGCGGCCATGGACTATGCCATCGCCCCACCCGCCATCCCCAGCCTGCCGGTCATCGGTTCCGACCGGCGTTTCCCGATCCGTCGGGTGTTCTGCATCGGCCGCAACTACGCCGAGCATGCGCGCGAGATGGGCGCCACGGTGGACAAGTCCGCGCCGATGTTCTTCTGCAAGCCGGCCGATGCGGTGGTCGCCGACGGCGCCGATGTGGCGTACCCGCAGGCGACCGCCGACCTGCACCACGAAGTGGAGATGGTGGTGGCGCTGGGCGCCGGCGGCCGCGACCTCAGCCCCGAGCAGGCCGCGGCCCTGGTGTGGGGCTATGGCGTGGGGCTGGACCTGACCCGTCGCGACCTGCAGGCGCAGGCCAAGGCCAAGGGCCATCCGTGGGACGTGGCCAAGGGCTTCGACCACTCCGCCCCGGTCTCCGCGCTGCGCCCGGCCGGCGCGGCGACGGTGGACGCGCAGACCGTGCTGCGGCTCAGCGTGAACGGCGAGCTGCGCCAGCAGAGCACGCTGGGCGAGATGGTGCACGACGTGCCGCACATCCTGGCGGCGCTGTCCACGCTGTTCGAGCTGAAGGCCGGCGACCTGGTCTTCACCGGTACGCCGGCCGGTGTTGCTGCGTTGCAGCGCGGCGACCGCTTCCATGCCGAGCTGGTCGGCGTGGCGGAACTGCACGGCCGGATCGTCTGAGCTTCCACGAAGCCTTCATCTGTTCGCGCATACCTTGCCTTGTCGCGCTACATTCGACACGCCATCCGGCCCAACCAAGGGGAGTACCAGCAGCATGAGCATGATCAGCGAATTCAAGGCCTTTGCCATGCGCGGCAACGTCATCGACCTGGCGGTCGGTGTGGTCATTGGCGGCGCCTTCGGCAAGATCGTCACCTCCCTGGTCGACCAGATCATCATGCCGCCGATCGGCTGGCTCACCGGCGGCATCGACTTCTCCGCCATGAAGTGGGTACTCAAGCCGGCCGACGTCACCGACCCGGCGCACAAGGTGGCCGAAGTGGCGATCCAGTACGGCGCCTTCATCAACACGCTGATCCAGTTCATCATCATCGCGTTCGCGATCTTCATGGTGATCAAGGGGATCAACAAGCTCAGCCGCAAGCAGGAAGAGGCGCCCGCCGCGCCGCCGGCCGACGTGGCCCTGCTGACCGAGATCCGCGATTTGCTGAAGAACAAGCCATAACGAAAGAAGCCGCGGCTTCGCAGGGCGGGCATTGCCCGCCCTGCGGGGTTCCCGGCCACCCATGACTTCTGGCCTAAGCGGCAACGGGCAACAACGCCATAATCGGGGTTTACCCAGCGGAGTCCCCCGATGCGCCGTCTTCCCCTCACCCTGCTCGCCGCCGGCCTGCTGGCCAGCGGCATCGCCAGCGCCGCCAACACCACGATTCCCGCCACGGCCGTAAAGACGGCCGAACAGTTGCGCGACAAGGCGCTGCACGACGACACCGCGTACAAGGTCACCGCCTCGCTGACCACCGAGGTCGGCGCGCGCATGGCCGGCAGCGAGGCCGACCGCCGCGCGGTCGACTGGGCCGTGGCGAAGTTCAAGGAACTGGGCTACGACAAGGTGTACACCGAAGCGGTGACGTACCC includes the following:
- the mscL gene encoding large-conductance mechanosensitive channel protein MscL; translated protein: MSMISEFKAFAMRGNVIDLAVGVVIGGAFGKIVTSLVDQIIMPPIGWLTGGIDFSAMKWVLKPADVTDPAHKVAEVAIQYGAFINTLIQFIIIAFAIFMVIKGINKLSRKQEEAPAAPPADVALLTEIRDLLKNKP
- a CDS encoding efflux RND transporter periplasmic adaptor subunit, which gives rise to MDVDNAELLKELRIERHQREDHGRNPGRWLWIGGAIVVLLLLFGGAARLFFGQQAVTVQTATAVAPSAGSEAGAVLQATGYITARRRATVSAQITGTLTAVLIEEGDHVSAGQVLARLDDSGYKAQLEAAKAQADSAHAQVAQIRTQLAQGSHDAARLESLAARGLVSKQSAEQARTQVDSLRAQLNAQQQQAKAADAQAAVAQVNFDYCVVRAPFSGVVTSKDAQVGEILSPLSAGGGFTRTGVGTIVDMDSLEIDVDVNEAYIGRIKPGMPADAVLDAYPDWKIPARVVAIVPTADRGKATIKVRVALEKKDARVVPDMGARVSFLEEKPKASAGVPQGVLVPATAIVQRDGHSVVFVLDGSRVRQRTVNPAARTYGDLRLLPAAVKPGDSVVVSPPAELRDGSDVRIKAP
- a CDS encoding ABC transporter ATP-binding protein, producing the protein MGTLIEIKDLAKTYERGKQKVEVLHHVNLDIAEGDFLALMGPSGSGKTTLLNLIGGLDAPSAGSISVGGQRIDQLGGGALAKWRASNVGFVFQFYNLMPMLSAQRNVELPLLLTKLSAAQRKKNAAIALQLVGLADRASHKPGELSGGQQQRVAIARAIVSDPELLVCDEPTGDLDRQSAEDVLGLLQQLNREHGKTIVMVTHDPKAAEYASHTLHLDKGTLVEQALA
- the yedA gene encoding drug/metabolite exporter YedA — its product is MSDIPASVAAETPRSLTDPRFLIPLALLALYVIWGSTYLGIRFALESYPPFLLAGVRFLCAGVVLYGFLRLRGIAPPTRLQWRNAAITSVFLLGLGNGLVCFAEQQVSSGIAAVAVASMPLFAALFTGMYGEWPNRHESFGLVVGFAGVIVLNLGSSLSGSRLGALALLAAAAAWAFGSAWSRRREMPPGPMNTAAQMICGSIALLGFALLSGERLPTHPSLRSTLAIAYLAVFGSIIAFSAYLYVLKRARPALATSYAYVNPPVAVLFGVLLAGEHVGPYDLAGMAIILFGVAVITLAKRRR
- a CDS encoding FtsX-like permease family protein, encoding MKYLHLIWAALFRRKARTILTLVSIVAAFLLFGMLDGVRTSFADAGKSAAGAERLQTGSKLSFIQPLPSALQAKIAGVPGVKDVAYANWFGGAYQDAHNQIFTFAVSPNYIDMYPEIAITPAERKTFDATRTGVLVGDVLAKKYHWKVGDKIPLMSNIFPNRDGSKTWTFDIAGIMHAKDPSHGEFLQGGILMHWKYFDESNPYNQGEVGWYVSRVADPAQADRVVQAIDALSANSDHETRTQTEQAAMASWIKQMANVGLIVFSIMGAVFFTLLFLTGNTMAQAVRERTSELAVMKTIGFSSTSVLMIVLAESVLLVLLGGVLGLGLAAVLGPIVSAGSGGVINMPPVHAGSWLLGVGLMVAIGLLVGVLPALRAMRLNIVDALAGR
- a CDS encoding Rieske 2Fe-2S domain-containing protein; the protein is MDTFTPVESLDRQSLCRLDEIPDGGATAVDASLADGDESLILLRRGDQVRGYLNVCPHAGRRLDYAPGKFLLKNDTLICAVHGATFNRGDGLCIAGPCRGEHLRAVAVQVEAGEVRLAREA
- a CDS encoding fumarylacetoacetate hydrolase family protein, translating into MDYAIAPPAIPSLPVIGSDRRFPIRRVFCIGRNYAEHAREMGATVDKSAPMFFCKPADAVVADGADVAYPQATADLHHEVEMVVALGAGGRDLSPEQAAALVWGYGVGLDLTRRDLQAQAKAKGHPWDVAKGFDHSAPVSALRPAGAATVDAQTVLRLSVNGELRQQSTLGEMVHDVPHILAALSTLFELKAGDLVFTGTPAGVAALQRGDRFHAELVGVAELHGRIV
- a CDS encoding ABC transporter permease, which translates into the protein MNKLKSFLRGLGLCLIVVAGIVAWTVLPWPLLLALAVLFALWMLLARTGRQAGSVTRVGVSTLPQRLGASSVVVIGIAGVVAVLVSMLAMGVGYQQTLGRSGSADTAIVLRGGSASEVSSVLDNASTTVIAQAPGIARDAAGKPVASPELVVAANLPLSDGSGDEGSVQMRGVGEQAWALRPEVKIVAGRQFKPGLRELVAGKGAQRQFAGLTPGHEIKLGSQIWTVVGVFESNNAMDSELWGDANVVADTYRRGSSRTSVFVRLTGPAAFGTFKAALAADPRLQVDASTTLDYFRKQSEGVTKAISIIGIVVGVIMAIGAVFGALNTMFATVATRAREIATLRAIGFRGLPVVVAVMLETMLLALLGGIVGGLLAWLVFNGYSASTLAQGTVGTLSFKLAVTPALLWTGLKWALAIGFIGGLFPAVRAARLPVTTALREL
- a CDS encoding TIGR00366 family protein, yielding MARAALRSAAWAERWFPDAWVFAALGVVVVALAAFAFGATPTATVNAFGEGFWSLIPFTMQMAFVVIGGYVLATAPVVARFIDVLARAPRTGRGAIVYIALVSMLASLLSWGFSLVFGGLLVRALARRDDLRMDYRAAGAAAYLGLGAIWAMGLSSSAAQLQANPASMPPGLLAITGVLPFSQTIFLWQSIVLTTVLIAVSLLVCWYTAPSDANARTSQDFDVAEDSTPALPVRTRPGEWLEYSPLLSLAIGLLGLGWLGHEFASKPAVTAIANLNTYNFLFLTLGILLHWRPRSFLDAVSRAVPSTSGVLIQFPLYGGIAALLTHVPGSDGATLAHRLSHLFVQVAGQESFPAVMGAYSAVLGFFVPSGGGKWLVEAPYVMQAANDLHVHLGWAVQVYNAAEALPNLINPFWMLPLLGVLGLKARDVVGYTFVQLVVHVPLVLGMLWLLGMTLTYLPPVMP